The Pongo abelii isolate AG06213 chromosome 19, NHGRI_mPonAbe1-v2.0_pri, whole genome shotgun sequence genome includes the window CCGGCTCCCGGGCATTTAAAGGGGACGCGGCGGCTGCCCGGGGGGGATGGGGGGCAAGTGGAGGGGACGGCTCAGACGCACATCATCCTCAGTCCCTCGGGACTGGAGGGACTCGTGAGCCAGAGCCCAGAAATCCGGGGGTGGATAAGACACCGCGTCCCCTCCAATTCCCGTAAGCACCCCTTGCTCCATCCTGCGCCCCAATACCTCAGCTAGCCCCCTTTCCCACTTCTTACACTCCAAACTCAGCCGGGACAGACCTCTGCCGCCGCCGCCCCCACGTGAGTCCTGGGCTCCGGGAGATAGGGGAGGGCTGGGGTCCCGGCGCGGGGTGGGGGCTGTGGAGTTTGAAGGCGCTCCTTCACGCGCGTGGCACTGGGGGAGTtctggagctcaggagtgagTCCCCTTCTCTCTCCTACCCAGGAACATAGTGCTGGGGTATCCCTCCGTCCCCGACTCTGGCAAAGCCAAGGAATTGGTGTCCCCTTGCTCCCTGCCACCCACAATACCCCTCCCCGAGCCGCGCACCCCCCGCCCGCATTGGAGCCCAGCGCCCGCCAGCTGGGGGTGCGCCAGAGTGCTGGCTTCCTAGTCACCTCTAAAAATATCTCTCCCCCAATCCTACCGGCAGctgcccctgcctctgcccctgcccctaGGATCCCCTCCCAGCTTGTCCTTTCAGCCAGGGAGTGCCCAGAGGTGACTGCTAGACCCAGACGCCTCACTGGCACCAGGGCGCAGGGCCACCACCGCCAGCTGGTCAGGACCGCAAGCTCCCAGCCCACGGGAGTCTCCAGGGCCAAGGGGGGAGCTCCAGCTGCAATTTTCCCAAGAGGCGCCAGAGACTCCTGAGTTCTAATCGCAGTTCCGATGCTGTGTGACCCCCAGGATGTTAgcttgacctctctgggcctctgtttttcCTATCTGCTGCTCAGGCGTGGTGAGCAAGGAAGATGGTCATGTTTGGGAGCACTGtctgggagagggagggaattCTAGCTTAGTTGTTGGATCTGATTTCTAGTGATTGATACAAGGAGACTTGTTTTTGGACAGAGAGGGCTTGTTACTGTGGTCTTTCTGGAGTCCTCGCCTGCCCATCCTCATTCTGCATATTTCCTTTGGAAAACTATCCCAAAACTTTTCTAGGAACTCCATCTGCCCAGTAAGGGGAATTTCAAACTTAGGGCCTATATCAGAGAGGGGCCTGTTTCCCTCCCACCCCCTTCCCACAGATTTAATCTAAGAGCATTTGTGTGAAAGGCGGGAGAAGCAGGCAGGGATCTGTGACCCGGTGCAGAATTAAGGAGGCAGGCACTGCTTTTAGGTGGGACTAGAATATGGACTCCCTGCAACCCCCCAGAAGCCCTTCTCCCTGCTCTGGCCTGTGAGAGAAGCTCAGATCCTGTCCCCTACTCTGAGGGACTCTGTTTCGTGACCACAAAAGGATTTGATGACTCAGAACAAAGGTGTCAGAGGTGACAGACCTTTTGGAGCATCACAGGAGCCAAATTCCAACTGGGGGAGGGGTTGCTCTGACTCCTGTGGGGTGGGAACAAGGTGTCACGGCACGGCCTTCTCAGTTTTCTGGGGAAGAAACCCAAGATGCCTTTCTGCCTTGGATACTAAAAGAAACAAGGGCAACTCACCAAACAATAAGTGTTTAACTGAATCCCCTAGATACTATTATTAGCAGAAAAATGTAACTGTATTTTAAGATGAGAAATgaggagttgtgtgtgtgtgtgttgaggatgGGGTtactccctctgtcacccaggctggagtgcagtggtaccattacagctcactgcaacctgtcccctgggttcaagtgatcctcgtgcctcagcctcccaagtaactgggactatgggcacaagctaccatacccagctaactttttttttttttttgagacggagtctcactctgtcgcccaggctggagtgcagccacgcgatctctgctcactgcaagctccgcctcccgggttcacgccattctcctgcctcagcctcccgagtagctgggactacaagtgcccgccaacatgcccggctaattttttttgtattttctgtagagacggggtttcatcatgttagccaggatggtctcgatctcctgacctcgtgactcgcctgcctcggcctcccaaagtgctgggattacaagcatgagccaccacacccggccttaatttttgtttttaaagagacagggttttgccatgtcacccagtctggtctcaaactcctggatttaagtgatctgcctgcctcgcctcccaaagtgttgggattacaggcttaagccaccctgcctggctgaaAAAATGAGACGCTTTGACCATAATTAATgatcaatagaatagaaaaaaggaaggaaggaaggaaggaggaaggaaggaaggaaggaggaaggaaggaaggaggaagggaggaaggaaggaaggaggaagggaggaaggaaggaaggaggaaggaaggaaggaaggaaggaaggaagggcaggcAAAGTAATGAGACCGTTCTCTATGGGATGAAAGCTGGTCTCTGGGTAGCTGTTGGTGACCCCTTGGAATCTTTGTATCTACCCCTTGCTTCTCCAGGTGCTGCATGTTTGCTTTTACAAGGGGAGTGGCATCCCTGACCTTTCTCTTATAAATTGCCTGGCTGAGGTTGGACATGTGATATCAGCTGGGAATCTGGAAGGTTGGAAGTCCCTCCAGATAGGGACTGGAGACAGCTCCAACCTATGCCATTTCCTTGTCCCTCATGCaaccctccccttctctcccacctcctccttGACCTGTCTTCTCTTCCATCCCTCACCCTCTCTTTGCCCACTGCTTCATTCAGCTTTGACTACCTCTCCTAATTCCTAGATTAGAAGTTCTTGGAAAAAACTGAGAGCCGCATTCCATCCCTGCAGAAGGATTTAACACGTGTGGTCTGGTTGTTGTGAGGGAAGGAGTACTGCAAGATGGATAGTGCTAGAGCCTGTGCCCTGCTCCTGGGATGTCCCCGTCTCTGTCCTGGGGCAATTGCTTCTCCCTCCTGAATAGTCAAGGGAGAGTGTCACCTTGACAGAGGGGTTTACAGTGTCACCATTGTCACCACCAGAGGGCAGCAGCCAGCCAGACCTCTGCTTCTCTCAAGGTCTTGTCTCCTGGCTCTCTTTATCTTTCCAAATCTTGTCCCAGCTGCCTCTGGTCTCATTCAACCCCAGGAGCACAGGTGGGAGAGTAGAGAGGCACTGGAAGCTGTAGGTGGTGTCCTTTTCCACTGTCTTGGTGAAGTCCCCAAGAGGTTACACCCAGTCCCCAAAGCCACACCAAAGTCTTGCCGAGATTTCAACCTGACTCTCCTGTCTGACGGCCGGACCCCTGAGGGCAACAGGGAGGCCATTCCCAGATCATCTGTGAGACCTGGCTGGGGGTCCCAGACCCCAGCTATGGTATAGTAAGCTTTGGTCATCTCCTTCCTTTTTGAGGGCATGAGGAAGGCAAAGCTGCAATCAAGTGTTCATGAAGCAGTCTATGCCCCATGTAAACAGCGTGGCTGGttagttaacctctctgagcccttcTCATTGGCTGAATTCATGACTGATGAGTAGTGAGAGAATATGAGTGAAGGTGATTTGTAAACCATGATGTGTCAATCACATTTAAGGGACAATGATGATACTAGAGAAAAAACACTGGACTCAGGCTCAGATGTGAGTTTGAGATCTGTCTGCCATTTACAGTGGGTGACTTTTGGGAAAGTCAGTTAACTTCTCTGGGTCTCCAATACCATCTGAAACCTCTCTAGAGTTGTAGGTACTGGGCCTATTTGAGGGGTTGTTTTTGCTAAGACCCTGGGAGTGCCTCCTGTAGTTCAGCAGAAGGACCAGGGCCAGGTGGGTATTCCTGGTGGAAGCAAAAGCAACTGACTGGGCACCCTCAAATGAACTTTTGCGGTTGTCAGGAACGTGTGACGACGGCTGGAGCCCAACAGAGTCCCTACAGGTGGTGCTCACGGTAATGCACCGACAATGAGTGGCTGTTTTCCAGTTTCTGGCCTCCGCTGCCTATCTAAGGTAAGTGGGTCCCTCCAGGAGTCTCCTAGGATGAGGCCTCAGCCCCCAGTTTTCCGTCACCTTTCCATAGGGCCTTGGGAGAGGCCCTATCCAGCCCATTTTAGGTTTACCCTCACCTCTACTGGGGCCTCATTAATTCCTAGAAGCTTCCATCCCAGGTGTGGGGTCCTGATGCCTTATATCTGCAATTTGAAGGATCCTGGGCCACTGAAATGCCCACTGGATGTTGATAAGACCAGAGGGTGACTCTAGGGATGAGGTGGAAGGGACAGCTTGGTTAGGGAGGCAGATAGCCAATCGAAATCCCAGCTCTGAAATGAGGAGCTTGGGTTTCTGTTTCACAAGGTGTGCCAGGCCATAAGCACACCAGGAATATGAGAGGGGCTTAGGAAGAAACCAGAAAGAGGAACAATCCCATCTCAATTAACTGGGGTGGGAGCTGGGCAGGAGAAAAGCAGTGTGTGGGTATCTGGAAGCTGCACGTCACCTGCTCACTGCCCCTCTGCGCCTCTCACACACTGGCAGGCAAAGGTGACGGGAACTTGCTGCCGAGGGCTCTTGCTGCCTCCATTGCTTGCCTTTCCTTGTGCCCAGACATGTCCCCTGTTGTCCTCTGTCCTCTCCCATGCTGCCTACCACCCTCCCCTCCAACATGAATCTGGCCCAAGGTCTCCACTTCCTGGAACTCCCTTATACCTACCCCTACTCTGTCTTCCTGTCCAGCAGTCTGTCTCCAAGATCCCCTAGCATGACCTCCTCTCAGCCTTCTCCTCCACACCCCCCAAGTCCCTACGACCTGGCCTCTGCCACTCCTCTGCCTTTTCAGCCACTGctgctctcttctcttctcccttacCTGTCTCCCAGGTGTGTCGTGGCCTGGTGCGGGAGGCTCTTACCTCCCCAAGCCCCACTGCTTCTCCTGCTGCCCGCTTGCTTCGGACTCTGGCAGAAACCCCACCTGCTGACAAGTTCCTCCTGGGGAATTGGCAAGTGATTAGTGATGAGCTGTCAGCACAGGGCCCTAAAACTCCCTGGAGAAGCTGTGCCCCATCCCTAGGCCCCTGTCCAGTGCCATTGGGCTGGAAGCAGCTCCCAGAGAGCCATAGATCCCCCATGGCCCAAAAGGAGAATGAGGAAACTGGTCCAGTTGGGTGAATGGGTGGTTTCCCTTGACTCTGCCTCAGGGAATGAGGGAGCGGAGAGTTCCCACCACCCTCTCTTGATCCACACCAACAACAGGGGCCACTGGAAGTCTCCAAAACAGTCCAGTCCAGAAACCTCCCCAAAGTGGTGATCCTTGGAAGCTGCTGTTCCCTTCTTTTGACCTTGTTAAGCCCCATTGGCCCCTGATGAGAGTAGCGGAAACAGGTGCCGAGAAGCCCTCTGGGCATAAACCCCACTGCAGTTAACTAAGAGGTGCCACTGGAGTAGTCAGGGAAGGCTGGGGATAGAGGTGGTGGCATTGGGTACTCCTCCCAGCTTAACCAGACTTGGGTCCTCCTCAGGTCTTGGATGTGCCAGCGCCTCTGGCCGTGGCCCGCTAACCAGCCTCTCCCGGGCGGGCTCCTGCCGCTCCCCCTCTCGCttgccccctcctcctcctcctcctgctgctctcCCCCCTGCTCCCAGGACGGCGGGATGGCCGCGCAGGGCGCGCCGCGCTTCCTCCTGACCTTCGACTTCGACGAGACTATCGTGGACGAAAACAGCGACGATTCGATCGTGCGCGCTGCGCCGGGCCAGCGGCTCCCGGAGAGCCTGCGAGCCACCTACCGCGAGGGCTTCTACAACGAGTACATGCAGCGCGTCTTCAAGTACCTGGGCGAACAGGGCGTGCGGCCGCGGGACCTGCGCGCCATCTACGAAGCCATCCCTTTGTCGCCAGGCATGGGCGACCTGCTGCAGTTTGTGGCAAAACAGGGCGCCTGCTTCGAGGTGATTCTCATCTCCGATGCCAACACCTTTGGCGTGGAGAGCGCGTTGCGCGCCGCCGGCCACCACAGCCTGTTCCGCCGCATCCTCAGCAACCCGTCGGGGCCGGATGCGCGGGGACTGCTGGCTCTGCGGCCGTTCCACACACACAGCTGCGCGCGCTGCCCTGCCAACATGTGCAAGCACAAGGTGCTCAGCGACTACCTGCGCGAGCGGGCCCACGACGGCGTGCACTTCGAGCGCCTCTTCTACGTGGGCGACGGCGCCAACGACTTCTGCCCTATGGGGCTGCTGGCGGGCGGCGACGTGGCCTTCCCGCGCCGCGGCTACCCCATGCACCGCCTTATTCAGGaggcccagaaggcagagcccaGCTCGTTCCGCGCCAGCGTGGTGCCCTGGGAAACGGCTGCAGACGTGCGCCTCCACCTGCAACAGGTGCTGAAGTCGTGCTGAGTCTGGCCGCCTGCAGGGGGGTACCCGGGCCAACGGTGGAGGGGGCGGGGAAGGGAGATTCCGGAAAGACAGTTAGCTTTACCACtcccttttccctttggctttgcTATGTCCCTCTGGGAATTTCTGGAATCTCGTATTTGGGGGCTTGGGGAAGGGGCCTCAGAGCCGTCCCTATCTATGCAGTTAACCCACCTCGGCTGCCTCCCCCACTCCACTGCACGGTTGAGTTCTGGAGTCTGACCCATCGCGGGGTGGCGCGCAAACCTTGGAAGGCAGCACTATTTCCTGGTCCTCCCAACTGGGAGGAAGGGGCTGCCCGGCAGGTGAGAGAAGGAACATCTCCCGCCGCTGTAACTGTTGCCTCGGGCTGCGTGACCGCCACCCCGCTCCAGTCTACTGCGGAGGGAACCCAGGATCCTGAAATTCTCCTGGCCGCAAGAACTCCCCACAGAGGCAGAAGAGGGTCTCCACCTATGGCCCCAGGCCTTTGCGATCTTGCTTCACCCACCGCGACCCCACACTATTTCTGTGCTGTCTACACTCTCTTGCCTCCCGACCCCCGCACTCCCTTCTAGCACCCCCAAAGGAAAAGCCAGAGGGAACAATCGCCTCCTGGTGGTGGTACGAGGTAGCGCACCGTCCGGCTCGGGTCCGGACAGCCAGTAACCTCGCAGCGAGTGACGGTGTCTCCTTGCACCCCAGCCTCGTCTACGCAGCAAGAGACCAGGGACTTCACCAAAGTCACCCTCGCAGGCTGGGCCCTCCACgcattcccccccacccccaccccatggaACAGAAAGCCATGATGTTTTTAAGCAGAACCAGCGAAACCCAAGCCCCTCCTTCCTCTGGTGTTTTACAACTATAAaggaagtgaagggggaagaaatGACTGAGATCTCTCGCGCGACAGTCTCAGAGTTGACAGTGAGGTGCTCTCGGAGAGCCCCGCTTAAGTCACGAAGATTGTTCCCACTCTTGGGCAAGTGCCCAGCCACATAtgaacacatcacacacacagcaAGCAATGGGCAAAAGAACAAGTTGCAGTCAATAGCTGCAGAGGGGTGTCTGGGGTCCAATGTGGGCTGCACTTTGTGGGTACTGAGGAAATGGGAAGATGCTGCTTCTGGGACAGCTGGTGGGTTGGAGTTTGGGGGCTGTAATTAGCAGCAGCCTTAGAACTGGGATGCCTTTCAATCCCTCCTGGCCCCTTATCTCCGTGGGGCAGTCACAGGACGTCATCCGTTTTATTCAAAGTTGGGACTTGTAGCAGGAGACTCTGCCCTGCATGGAGTAGGGGTCCTCTGTTGACAAACTTCTTGGTTTCCAGCCCTTCCCCATCTGCAGCAGGCCTCTGGATAAATTCTCTCTCCCCAGGACCCCTTCCCCCCACGATGGGAGGAGGGACAGAACACAGCTCACAGCCCAAGAGGTGGGCAGACCCCGTCCAGCCGTGACTGGAGCTGGTTTTGGCCCGGGGCTCATGAAACCCACTCAGTGCAGACATCAGCTGCCCAGAGAGCCCTGGGCTGTTAGCAGCTGGGCTCCACATAGTTCCCGGGGAAGAATCCAGTCCCCTCTGAGCTGACGCCCTCGCACCAGCCATCGGAGTAGCGGCGAGTGACACAGATGACAGTGCCCTCAGAGAAGGAGAGCTCATTGTCCTTCTGGCCGGTGTATGGGTACAGTGTCACCACTGCAGGGCAAGAGAAGAGGGTGCCGTGAGATATGCCTCTTGCCCTCTCTCCCTCACCCCCACCGCCATGGGGATGCAGGGTCTCAAGTACTAGACTCTAGGGACCATCTTGGGGGGGCTTCTTGCAAGCCTTCAGGACCCCTCCCCAGCTTAGTTAATATTCAATACCAGGCCAGCTGCCCTCTCCCCAGTTCTGTCAGTTCATCAGAAAAATTGTGTGGGGGGCCCGGGGGATAGATTCACACCTTTGCAGAGGGAGGAGAATGGGGGTCAGGGCAACAGAGGAAGTGGGATCCGGTGCCCCTTAGTCCCAGAAGTCAGGTACCTTTCTCCAAGTATGAGGCAGGCACCCAGCTGGGCTCATCAGGCCCAAATCCTGGTGGGGGTGGAGGCAGCCCCAATTCATCTCCATccaggggtggaggaggaggtaggTCCAGTGGCAGGGGCAGCTCTTCGTCTTGGGGGAAAAGCAGAAAGGCTGTAAGTGTGGCACAGGAAACTCCTTCAGTGTGTCAGGGAACTGCTCAAGAGCTGGGCCCCAGAATCCACTCATCTCAGCCAGGCGcgttgggaggtcaaggcgggcagatcacctgaggtcaggagttcgagaccagcctggccaacatggtgaaagcccatctctactaaaaatacaaaaattagccgggcatggtggcacacacctgtaattccagctactcaggagactgaggcaggagaatggcttaacgcaggaggtggaggttgcagtgagctgagatcttgccaacacactccatccagcctggatgacagagtgagactccatctcaaaagaaaaaaagaatgcaccCATCTCATGAAATCTTCCTCCAGCCCTCTCCTGTTCTGGTCTTCATACAGTGCtgctagcacatagtaagtgctcagtaaacccTGAAAGATCCAGCAGTAGAGgacagtcagactctgtctcttatTAGCTGGGTGgctcttgggcaagtcactgaacCTCAG containing:
- the PHOSPHO1 gene encoding phosphoethanolamine/phosphocholine phosphatase isoform X3, which codes for MSGCFPVSGLRCLSKDGGMAAQGAPRFLLTFDFDETIVDENSDDSIVRAAPGQRLPESLRATYREGFYNEYMQRVFKYLGEQGVRPRDLRAIYEAIPLSPGMGDLLQFVAKQGACFEVILISDANTFGVESALRAAGHHSLFRRILSNPSGPDARGLLALRPFHTHSCARCPANMCKHKVLSDYLRERAHDGVHFERLFYVGDGANDFCPMGLLAGGDVAFPRRGYPMHRLIQEAQKAEPSSFRASVVPWETAADVRLHLQQVLKSC
- the PHOSPHO1 gene encoding phosphoethanolamine/phosphocholine phosphatase isoform X2, translating into MCQRLWPWPANQPLPGGLLPLPLSLAPSSSSSCCSPPCSQDGGMAAQGAPRFLLTFDFDETIVDENSDDSIVRAAPGQRLPESLRATYREGFYNEYMQRVFKYLGEQGVRPRDLRAIYEAIPLSPGMGDLLQFVAKQGACFEVILISDANTFGVESALRAAGHHSLFRRILSNPSGPDARGLLALRPFHTHSCARCPANMCKHKVLSDYLRERAHDGVHFERLFYVGDGANDFCPMGLLAGGDVAFPRRGYPMHRLIQEAQKAEPSSFRASVVPWETAADVRLHLQQVLKSC
- the PHOSPHO1 gene encoding phosphoethanolamine/phosphocholine phosphatase isoform X1 encodes the protein MSGCFPVSGLRCLSKVCRGLVREALTSPSPTASPAARLLRTLAETPPADKFLLGNWSWMCQRLWPWPANQPLPGGLLPLPLSLAPSSSSSCCSPPCSQDGGMAAQGAPRFLLTFDFDETIVDENSDDSIVRAAPGQRLPESLRATYREGFYNEYMQRVFKYLGEQGVRPRDLRAIYEAIPLSPGMGDLLQFVAKQGACFEVILISDANTFGVESALRAAGHHSLFRRILSNPSGPDARGLLALRPFHTHSCARCPANMCKHKVLSDYLRERAHDGVHFERLFYVGDGANDFCPMGLLAGGDVAFPRRGYPMHRLIQEAQKAEPSSFRASVVPWETAADVRLHLQQVLKSC